The following coding sequences lie in one Lacerta agilis isolate rLacAgi1 chromosome 4, rLacAgi1.pri, whole genome shotgun sequence genomic window:
- the C4H2orf49 gene encoding ashwin, whose amino-acid sequence MAALGSRERSTGEGGSGSGARADSDLLLHPELLSQEFLLLTLEQKNIPVEDEVKISKDGLTDLYVQHVIPLPQRELPKTRWGKLMEKKRGQQVFKHEVKSTAPAESLRKRPLIVFDGSSTSTSIKVRKTENGAIDSLKLLTARSASTTCKGLTVPSNSSACVSVSTFSPDIKVGSRINESKQNNIIVDNNMAPGQRSPPLVPLTGTTVVKLKRAAPKEESDASNGLKSPESKKKIQHVKWP is encoded by the exons ATGGCGGCGCTCGGTTCCCGAGAGCGCTCTacaggggagggaggcagcggcagcggcgcgCGGGCCGACTCGGACCTCTTGCTGCACCCGGAGCTGCTCTCGCAGGAATTCCTTCTGCTGACGCTGGAGCAG AAGAACATCCCAGTTGAAGATGAAGTGAAGATCAGTAAAGATGGCCTTACTGATCTCTATGTTCAACATGTCATACCATTGCCTCAGCGTGAGTTACCAAAAACTAGATGGGGAAAGTTGATGGAAAAGAAGAGAGGTCAGCAGGTGTTCAAGCATGAGGTCAAAAG CACTGCTCCAGCGGAAAGTCTACGGAAACGACCTCTCATTGTGTTTGATGGTAGCTCAACAAGTACAAGCATAAAAGTGAGGAAGACTGAGAATGGGGCTATTGATAGTCTAAAACTCCTTACAGCTAGAAGTGCCAGCACTACTTGTAAGGGACTGACGGTTCCTTCAAATTCTTCAGCATGTGTTTCTGTCTCCACTTTTTCACCGGACATTAAAGTGGGATCCAGGATTAACGAATCTAAGCAGAATAATATTATCGTTGATAACAATATGGCACCTGGTCAAAGGTCACCCCCATTGGTGCCTTTAACAGGAACTACTGTTGTGAAATTAAAGAGAGCTGCTCCGAAAGAAGAATCTGATGCATCC AACGGTCTGAAGTCTCCGGAATCAAAAAAGAAGATCCAGCATGTAAAATGGCCATGA